DNA from Quercus lobata isolate SW786 chromosome 1, ValleyOak3.0 Primary Assembly, whole genome shotgun sequence:
ccaaTAGCACTTCAAAGATTAACaaggaaattaattaaaataaaatcaattaatgaAGGAACATATATAATATGTTGAGTTGTTGACCTTCTAATATTATGTTCTGAATTTAGCCACAGATTAACATCATCTCCTTGATTGCTGTTAGACCCCAATCTGGCAGATTCTTGCCATTGATTTCTACTACCaaattgttagtttttattttttattttagttaaaaactgTAAATTAAGAATGATAGtttctcaattaaataaaaaaagaggttaGTTTTGAAAAccttgattttttcttttggaccAGTTCCTTTAATGtaatttcaatttgtaatgaAGCTCAACATTCAGCTCTGATGTAACATTATGCTcgtttttgctttgttttaataaacaattttccattcataaaaaaaactaGCGGATTTCATATTTGTCCTTtgaaagaataaattaaagtaaaCAACaacatcttctaaaaaaaaaaggtaaacaacaaaaaaattatttttgttgctgAAAAGTTGTGAATTGAAGACGTGATTACCCACACTAGCACCTTAAATCCTCTCATAAAGCTCACAGTTAGCTGTTGAAAATACAGTTCCAATTAACATcgtttttattaaaattcaacTACTCCAGCCTCAGGCCAACTTGGACCATAATCAGGTCTAGAATTTCATGGTTGAGATTTCAAAGTATATATCGAATCACtgtatttcaaatctcattaTCCTAAATAAAGGGAGGTAATTGGTGATAATTGAATTCAAACAACacaacatatttatatataaaaaaattatattctatttattttacaagCAACTAAGCATTAAAGATTGGCATCACTTTCATTatgaaattaatgtaaaaaaagaaaaaaaaagaaattaatgtcAATGTAGTGGACCATTACCATGGGCCCATGGCGTTTGGAAAACTTAATTACTAGGCTTATCAATTATCATATCAAATTGCTTTACAACCACACATTATAAGacaattacaaatttatttgggggaaaaaaaatgaaaattcccttcccacaaatttttttttcccttttcaaattcaaagatgtaaaaacaaaatactctcttaaaaaaaaaaaaaaaaaatcagaatggGGTTTATTCATCCAAAATGATCAGAAAGGCCCCTCTTTTATTCAACAACTCATAGGAGGAAGATCAGATCCTGTTACAGCAGCTGGTTTGTTGAAAATCTTACtagcaaagaaaaagaacccCAAAGTATGGCCAGCCACAGCAACCAAAAGCACACCAACATTGAAAGACATCACAGCCAACATAACTATATAAGCTAGTCCAACCCTTAAGGCATGCAAAAAGGTTTGGAGCAAACCAGTCGCGACAGTAAATGAACCAGGCTTGGTCACTCGGCAATGACTGAGCCACTCAATGAGGAAAGAGAGCACAAAGACAATAACCAAGGCTAATACATACATGCCAGTGTTTGTGCCAGGCCAACCATTGAAGAGTATCTCTGCGTTCTTGCCCCAGAAGAAGGTCATGTGCATCATCACTTTGTGGTGCATCCCGTGCATCCCAGCTGTGCCATtcatggatgatgatgatgatgatgatgatgatggtggtggtgacATACCACCCATGCCAGGCATATCACCATGATCCATACCTTCCACAGATGATTCTCTCTCCCACACAGACTTACAAAGGAAGTGGCTGTTTGGGGTCCCTATCtgtatatcttttctttttttttttttctttttttttttttgttgagaatattATGCTATCAATATCTGATAAAGAGGAGACCCTTACGGCGATTAATGAGACACGTAGTACACTGAGATTAGTAATGTGTCGTACTACTAATACTAGAGTACTACTACACTGAATGTgaaccaagtttttttttttttcaaaaaaaaaaaaagttttattttttattttttgttgaagaaAGGGTGAACTAAGTTACTGTGGAattaccttctcaaaaaaaaaaaaaaaaaaaaaaaaaaaaagtctactGTGGAAAATTATACGATACTTTTCATTCGATAAAGTCGCACTCACTCATTACTCATTTATGAGAGGAAAAAGTTTAGATATAAAGGTGCAGTTTTTTTAAtcattctcttaaaattttgatataaatatttaactaaaaaataaagtttaattttatgaaaaaaaccTACATGACAGGATCTTAAGAGTGGAATCTAACGAATAACACTTAAATACTGTATCTAAATCTTCCTCTTTACGATAAATAGTTAATCTAGTCTAACTAGCTAGAAGGATGAGCCTATTATTTATGTGAGATTGCTAGAGAGaatatgaaattattatatttttaaagtattatataattattcatTGAGTATAAGTGATGACAATTTAATTGAGGTAATatgcttaaaaataataataattgaggTAATATCTTATTTGCAAACAACTCTAAAGCCACAAGGCCCACAACAATTTTCCTAGAACAATTTCATAACTATCATAGCGGCTATTTATTAattgtaaataataaaaagatgttagTGTTGGGATCGAATGAGAATCAATAGAAACCTACAAAGTAAGATATCCTAAAAAGTACTGTATCTATAACATTACTCATTTGcaattcttatttatttatttttcaaaaaaatgctTCTCCTTATCTTGAGAGTCATGTAATTGTTGGCTGGTTTGAATGGTTTTATTAGGGAGtaaattaagggtttttttttttttttttttttgggggggggggggtggaagTTGGAATATATGAAGTACATGAAAATGGGTCCATTATGTTTGTTTGcgacaataatatttttttgaaaaatgaatcattttctaaaaagtattttatagaaaactatctctctctctttttttttttattttttattttattttatttttttttatgttaggtagtgaccttaaaatgaactagaaaatattaagtaatttcTCTTATTAAGTTTCATGTGAAATGAAGTTATTTTCCTTGTTTAGCTTCACatgagataaagttgtttttcatATGTTTTTATCAGAAAATATTTCTATCTCATGCTAAGCTGAATAAGAGAAGTTAAGATATAGTTTTCATTTGACCTATTTTTTTAGATGCTACCATATACAGGAAAATGAGATAACATTATTGTACTTTTAGAGTATTATATAATTGCTCATGTAGTATAAATGGTGTGAGGGGTCCGAGGACTAAGGAGGATTGGATTAGGGACCAGATTGCTTAACTCATATTCGAGGAGATAAATGCACTCTGAAGATTTCACCCACCTGAGGATGGAAGTGTAATCAAAGCAATGGACTTCTTGTAATGTTCTAGGATGAGGAAAGGAGGTAGTGGCAGATCAAGGAAGAAAGGAGGAAGTTTCCTGGAAGGAACAATTCCCTCATCCGCATTGAATGGTCCTGCACCAACCTTATTAGttgcattaatgagaaaataaccCTTGAACAATAATTCTACAAATACCAGCCCTTTCCACCATCTTCAGCAGagtgttgatgggacaagtatccttAGGAACTCTAGGAGGCACACAAATGGAGGTGTAGGTTACAACGAAGAAGGATATAAAAGGAGGGGAGTCTCCCAAAGAAAGGGATGAACATTCCTGGTAAGGAAATAGAGAAAAGGGAAAGTGAACAGTACTCTGTCTGGTGTAGAATTCaaactttatatataagaaCTAATCCTCGgacctttccaaggaaaactatttttctCATTATCAACTCATGTTATGTTACCCTAGGCTCTTCGGTCTATAACTTAAGCTTATATTAGAACTGCACTTGAATTATACGCCCTTTCTCtaaagaaattttattgttgGACTTGATTTGAAGGACAAGGCATCACCgttctaagtgggcttgggtCTTTATTTTCACAGcacttacaattggcaccgtttGTGGGAATTCATCTATAGTTCATTATTCCTAAGTTATGGTTAACCCGGAGTACGATAGGGAGCAATCTGTGGGTTCTGAGCGAAACGACCACTTTATTAACCTGGAGCGAATGAGAGATAGGGAGCATAATCCCACCCCAAGTGTTAGGGTGGAAATGCAGTATACAAAGCAAACCGAGAGTAGCCACTCCAGAACTAAAGGTCACGTTTTGCATGAGTAGGAAATACAGAATCTGAAACTAGAGATTGACCATTTGCGCAAAAAGTTGCATCGCAAGGAGTGTGATAGAAGGAATCCAACACCCCTAATAGGTGAAGGATCTaatgaagaaaaggacagaACCTATAGAAGAAGGTCAAGGACACCCCCTAAGGAACCTTTCTCCACATCATCATGCTTTGATATGCTGGAGAAACAAAGGAGAAGGCGAGGAAAGAGATCACCCCCTTGGAACATAGGGAATGATGCAATGAACAAAGCCCTTCGTCAAATTTCAAAGTCACATTTTACAAAGAGAATTGATAGAGCCAAGCATCCACATCATTTTACGTAGCCTACATTTACCATTTACAATAGCAAAATCGATCCTGTGGAGCACATGAGCCATTTTAATTAGAGGATGGCTATCTACTCAAGGAACGAGGCTCTTATGTGCAAGGTTTTCCCCTCTAGCCTTGGGCCTGTTTCCATGAGGTAGTTTGATAGGTTGGAGGTAGGCTCCATAAGATCTTTGGAGCAAGATTTGTGACATGCAATAGAGTCCTAAGACCCTTGGATTCCCTATTTTCCATGATCAGAAGGGAAGGGGAGACTTTAAAGACCTATTCTGATAGGTATTGGGAAACATTTAATGAGACAGATGGTGAGTTCGAGGATGTAGCTATAAGGACCTTTAAGGTTGGGCTCCCAACGGAGCATGACTTAAGGA
Protein-coding regions in this window:
- the LOC115992666 gene encoding copper transporter 6-like; its protein translation is MDHGDMPGMGGMSPPPSSSSSSSSSMNGTAGMHGMHHKVMMHMTFFWGKNAEILFNGWPGTNTGMYVLALVIVFVLSFLIEWLSHCRVTKPGSFTVATGLLQTFLHALRVGLAYIVMLAVMSFNVGVLLVAVAGHTLGFFFFASKIFNKPAAVTGSDLPPMSC